From one Streptomyces spiramyceticus genomic stretch:
- a CDS encoding LLM class F420-dependent oxidoreductase, with protein MRLGINLGYWGAGMDGDNLAVAQEADRLGYDVCWAAEAYGSDAATVLSWVAAQTERIDVGSAIFQIPARAPAMTAMTAATLDSLSGGRFRLGLGVSGPQVSEGWYGVKFDKPLARTREYVEIVRKAMTRERLSYEGQHWTLPLPDGPGKPLKLTVHPQREHIPLYIAAIGPKNLEQTGEIADGALLILPSAEHIEDTAIQHIRAGREKAGKPGNSMDGFDVCPTLPLAVGDDVNALADMFRPYTALYVGGMGSRKQNFYNQLAQRMGYEKEAAEIQDKYLSGDKQGAAAAIPHRLIDQTTLLGSVERIAERMQAYAAAGVTTLTLAPAGFALEERITALRAGTEALERAGLA; from the coding sequence ATGCGGCTCGGCATCAACCTCGGTTACTGGGGCGCCGGGATGGACGGCGACAATCTCGCCGTCGCCCAGGAAGCCGACCGGCTCGGCTACGACGTCTGCTGGGCCGCCGAGGCGTACGGCTCGGACGCCGCCACCGTGCTCTCCTGGGTCGCCGCCCAGACAGAGCGCATCGACGTAGGCTCCGCGATCTTCCAGATCCCGGCCCGTGCGCCCGCGATGACCGCGATGACCGCCGCCACCCTCGACTCCCTCTCCGGCGGTCGCTTCCGCCTGGGCCTCGGCGTCTCCGGACCGCAGGTCTCCGAGGGCTGGTACGGCGTGAAGTTCGACAAGCCGCTGGCCCGCACCCGCGAGTACGTCGAGATCGTCCGCAAGGCCATGACCCGCGAGCGCCTGTCGTACGAGGGCCAGCACTGGACGCTGCCGCTGCCCGACGGCCCCGGCAAGCCGCTGAAGCTCACGGTCCACCCGCAGCGCGAGCACATTCCGCTCTACATCGCCGCGATCGGCCCCAAGAACCTGGAACAGACCGGCGAGATCGCCGACGGCGCGCTGCTGATCCTCCCGTCCGCCGAGCACATCGAAGACACGGCGATCCAGCACATCCGCGCGGGCCGCGAGAAGGCCGGCAAGCCCGGCAACAGCATGGACGGCTTCGACGTGTGTCCGACGCTGCCGCTCGCGGTGGGCGACGACGTGAACGCCCTGGCCGACATGTTCCGCCCGTACACCGCGCTGTACGTCGGCGGCATGGGCAGCCGTAAGCAGAACTTCTACAACCAACTTGCCCAGCGCATGGGTTACGAGAAGGAAGCCGCCGAGATCCAGGACAAGTACCTGTCCGGCGACAAGCAGGGCGCCGCCGCCGCGATCCCGCACCGGCTGATCGACCAGACCACCCTGCTGGGCTCCGTGGAGCGGATCGCCGAGCGGATGCAGGCGTACGCCGCTGCCGGGGTGACGACGCTGACGCTGGCCCCCGCGGGCTTCGCGCTCGAAGAGCGGATCACGGCCCTGCGCGCCGGCACCGAGGCTCTGGAGCGCGCGGGTCTCGCGTAA
- a CDS encoding aldo/keto reductase, whose product MEQRHLGRTGLRVSRIGLGTLTWGRDTDEHDAADLMKVFWEAGGTLVDTADVYGDGDAEYVLGQLVERLVPRRELVIATKAGSVPDPDRRFDASRGHLLAALDASLERLGTDYVDLWQVHAFDPATPLDETLQALDIAVSSGRARYAGVSNFCGWQLAKAATWQLAAPGVRTRLASTQMEYSLLQRGVEREVLPAALDLGVGLLPSSPLGRGVLTGKYRNTTPADSRGASDDLSAFVAPYLDDAASRIVDAVATAADGLATSTLQVALAWIRDRPGVVAPIVGARNAQQLTAALSVEALSLPDEICQALDDVSAPVHRYPDQDWSTL is encoded by the coding sequence ATGGAGCAGAGGCATCTCGGGCGCACGGGGCTGCGCGTATCCCGGATCGGGCTCGGCACCCTCACGTGGGGCCGGGACACCGATGAGCACGACGCCGCCGATCTGATGAAGGTGTTCTGGGAAGCGGGCGGCACGCTCGTCGACACGGCGGATGTGTACGGCGACGGGGACGCGGAGTACGTCCTCGGTCAGCTCGTGGAACGGCTCGTACCGCGGCGTGAGCTGGTCATCGCGACCAAGGCGGGCAGTGTGCCCGACCCCGACCGGCGTTTCGACGCCTCCCGCGGCCACCTTCTGGCCGCGCTCGACGCCTCGTTGGAACGCCTCGGCACGGATTACGTCGACCTGTGGCAGGTCCACGCCTTCGACCCCGCGACACCGCTCGACGAGACGCTGCAGGCGCTCGACATCGCGGTCAGCAGCGGCCGGGCGCGGTACGCAGGGGTGTCCAACTTCTGCGGCTGGCAGCTGGCCAAGGCCGCTACCTGGCAGCTCGCGGCGCCCGGCGTACGGACCCGGCTCGCCAGCACGCAGATGGAGTACTCGCTGCTCCAGCGCGGCGTGGAGCGGGAGGTGCTGCCGGCCGCGCTCGACCTGGGGGTCGGGTTGCTGCCGTCGTCGCCGCTGGGCCGTGGCGTACTCACGGGCAAGTACCGGAACACCACCCCGGCCGACTCGCGCGGCGCGTCGGATGACCTGTCCGCCTTTGTCGCCCCGTACCTCGACGACGCCGCGAGCCGCATCGTGGACGCGGTCGCGACGGCCGCGGACGGGCTGGCGACGAGCACGCTCCAGGTGGCGCTGGCATGGATCCGCGACCGGCCGGGGGTGGTGGCCCCGATCGTCGGCGCGCGCAACGCTCAGCAGCTCACGGCGGCATTGTCAGTGGAGGCGCTTAGTCTTCCAGACGAGATCTGCCAGGCGCTCGACGACGTGTCGGCGCCCGTGCACCGCTATCCCGACCAGGACTGGAGCACGCTGTGA